GGCTTGCAAGCCGCTCGCCAGCGCGCCCCCACCGCGTGTCCACGTCCTCCACGGTCGCGCGTTGTTCTTCCGAAAGCCGAATGGACCACCCTCACCCGCCGAAAAAGACGATGCGAACCCTCGTCCGCCTCCGCCTGGCCGCCCTCCTCGCCGCCGCGCTGCCGCTGGCGGCCGCGTGCGACAACCCGTTCGCCTCCGACGCGCGCGAAGAGCTGAGCGACGCCCGCCTCCGCTGGGAGCGCGCCGGGATCGACGACTACCAGTACAGGGTCACGCGCCACTGCTTCTGCGGGTTCACGGGCCCCATGCTCGTCACCGTGGTGGACGGCGCCGTGGTCTCGCGCGTCTTCACCGAGAGCGGCCAGCCCGTGCCGGCCAACGTCCACGCCAGGATCGGCACCGTCGACGACCTGTTCGAGCTGCTCGAGGCGGCCCTGGACGAAGACCCCGCGGAGTTCGACGCCAGCTACGACGGCCAGCTCGGCTACCCCGTGTCCGCCTCCATCGACTACAGCGTCAACGTCGCCGACGAGGAAGACGGCTTCGGGGTGA
The nucleotide sequence above comes from Longimicrobium sp.. Encoded proteins:
- a CDS encoding DUF6174 domain-containing protein, producing the protein MRTLVRLRLAALLAAALPLAAACDNPFASDAREELSDARLRWERAGIDDYQYRVTRHCFCGFTGPMLVTVVDGAVVSRVFTESGQPVPANVHARIGTVDDLFELLEAALDEDPAEFDASYDGQLGYPVSASIDYSVNVADEEDGFGVSEFIPTGLAR